In Miscanthus floridulus cultivar M001 chromosome 5, ASM1932011v1, whole genome shotgun sequence, one genomic interval encodes:
- the LOC136451314 gene encoding uncharacterized protein — MPPRPGPPPPFAEAPASAAPARAFLTPGGTRAAKGPQFVEHLAPGRGVPVTRGERDVPGVDDLAGVPPELLPPKKRVVRYHPYAEAAAIQEMVSHFRNNHGGGGGGGFLLGASEPPMPTGTGSGRGRRDAAVEEERGEDGLRAELLRLRISRPAVVLTKQLAPSDSSRDKARLVLPDRLVAPSPLQRMLTAAERGLVLGAGLPVPALDRLGRAYRMSLRRDPSARTYRVTGQWSLFVSRHGARAGDAVEVRAFRPPAWQARLDKHGEGGLGMALLHHRRGPSEVGSDSRQGYYWCSRERDAADGLLLIAATSARRATVAGA; from the coding sequence ATGCCACCCCGCCCCGGCCCCCCGCCTCCGTTCGCCGAAGCCCCGGCCTCCGCGGCGCCAGCGCGCGCGTTCCTCACCCCAGGAGGTACGCGGGCGGCGAAAGGGCCGCAATTCGTCGAGCACCTGGCGCCCGGGCGCGGGGTTCCGGTGACCCGCGGCGAGCGCGATGTGCCCGGCGTGGACGACCTCGCTGGCGTCCCGCCGGAGCTCCTCCCGCCGAAGAAGAGGGTCGTGCGGTACCACCCATACGCGGAGGCCGCGGCGATCCAGGAGATGGTCAGCCACTTCCGCAACAaccacggaggaggaggaggaggagggtttCTTCTCGGCGCGTCGGAGCCGCCCATGCCCACGGGGACGGGATCGGGGCGCGGGCGTCGGGAcgcggcggtggaggaggagcggGGCGAGGACGGGCTGCGCGCGGAGCTGCTCCGCCTCCGCATCTCGCGCCCGGCGGTGGTGCTCACCAAGCAGCTGGCCCCGTCGGACAGCAGCCGCGACAAGgcacgcctcgtgctcccggaccgcCTGGTGGCGCCGTCGCCGCTGCAGCGCATGCTGACGGCGGCGGAGCGGGGCCTGGTGCTGGGCGCCGGGCTGCCCGTGCCGGCGCTCGACCGCCTCGGCCGTGCGTACCGCATGTCGCTGCGGCGCGACCCCAGTGCCCGCACGTACCGCGTCACGGGGCAGTGGTCGCTCTTCGTGTCGCGCCACGGCGCGCGCGCCGGCGACGCCGTCGAGGTGCGCGCCTTCCGGCCGCCCGCCTGGCAGGCGCGCCTCGACAAGCACGGCGAGGGCGGGCTCGGCATGGCGCTGCTGCATCACCGTCGCGGTCCGAGTGAGGTGGGGAGCGACAGCAGGCAGGGCTACTACTGGTGCAGCCGGGAGCGCGACGCGGCCGACGGCCTCTTGCTGATCGCCGCCACGAGCGCTCGCCGTGCGACGGTCGCCGGAGCCTGA
- the LOC136553267 gene encoding putative ubiquitin-conjugating enzyme E2 38, with the protein MDTEYRALQQGSSSSWCTADASSWGAAQQQKRQRCQGSSSDQVGSSSSSSLKISEPEPQQIQEEEEEDYYMEEDCDDDDDGFDEDDYDFDEDDFNQHLADKFDDLDLPPGVEATVPWLQKIAPKEEAKEPPKSNTADENANKFTQFKQFDTVQNFSDHHYAKNSHGEPNRAWSKRVQHDWKLLEKDLPAYIYVRVAEDRMDLLRAAIIGPKGTPYHDGLFFFDVHIPPTYPSGPPVVYYHSGGLRINPNLYDNGKVCLSLLGTWSGKGCEKWNPAQSTMLQVLVSIQALILNDKPYYNEPGYESYANTPHGERLALDYNDKTFLYSCRTMLYSLRRPPEHFADLVAGHFRVHGHIILAACKHYMAGNDIGSVVPEDEDEEESEYKSDDVAGASSSSSSAPKPKPGVIKAIPPNRRSSCSFNPSLKVLYEDLLMEFNVKGADTRKFIVEKLKKNQPAAT; encoded by the exons atGGACACCGA GTACCGCGCCTTGCAGCAGGGGAGCTCCTCGTCGTGGTGCACGGCGGACGCGTCGTCGTGGGGAGCCGCGCAGCAGCAGAAGCGCCAGCGATGCCAG GGTTCTTCAAGTGATCAAGTTGGTTCCAGCTCAAGTAGTTCTCTGAAAATATCAGAACCAGAACCACAAcaaatccaagaagaagaagaagaagattacTACATGGAGGAGGAttgtgatgacgacgacgatggctTTGATGAAGATGATTATGACTTTGATGAAGATGACTTTAACCAGCACCTTGCTGATAAATTTGATGATTTGGATCTTCCTCCAGGTGTGGAGGCCACCGTACCATGGTTGCAGAAAATTGCACCCAAGGAAGAAGCCAAGGAGCCACCTAAATCAAATACTGCAGATGAGAATGCAAATAAATTTACGCAGTTCAAGCAGTTCGACACTGTTCAGAATTTCTCTGACCATCACTATGCTAAGAATTCTCATGGAGAG CCAAACAGAGCCTGGTCAAAGAGAGTTCAACATGACTGGAAACTTTTGGAGAAGGATCTACCAG CATATATATATGTCCGGGTTGCTGAAGATAGAATGGATCTTCTTAGGGCTGCGATTATTGGGCCCAAGGGAACACCCTACCATGATGGGCTTTTCTTCTTTGATGTTCACATTCCCCCTACGTATCCTTCTGGCCCACCG GTGGTATATTACCACTCTGGAGGACTTCGGATTAATCCAAACTTGTATGACAATGGAAAAGTGTGTCTTAGCCTGTTGGGTACATGGAGTGGTAAAGGTTGTGAGAAGTGGAATCCAGCTCAATCAACAATGCTGCAAGTTCTTGTCTCCATTCAAGCTCTCATTTTGAATGATAAGCCATATTACAACGAGCCAGGATATGAGTCCTATGCCAACACTCCGCATGGAGAGCGGTTGGCTTTGGACTATAATGACAAGACCTTTCTGTACTCATGCAGGACTATGTTATACTCACTTCGGAGGCCTCCAGAG CACTTTGCAGACCTTGTCGCTGGCCACTTCCGGGTGCATGGGCACATTATTCTCGCAGCATGCAAGCACTACATGGCGGGTAATGATATTGGCTCAGTAGTGccagaggacgaggacgaggaagagTCAGAATACAAAAGCGATGATGTGGCGGGAGcatccagcagtagcagcagtgcACCAAAGCCAAAGCCAGGAGTGATCAAGGCAATCCCTCCGAACAGACGCAGCTCATGCTCATTCAATCCGAGCTTGAAGGTGCTGTACGAAGATCTTCTGATGGAATTCAATGTGAAGGGTGCGGACACGAGGAAGTTCATTGTTGAGAAGTTAAAGAAGAACCAACCTGCAGCCACCTGA
- the LOC136553269 gene encoding protein MODIFIED TRANSPORT TO THE VACUOLE 1, with product MDQSRRAVESYWRSRMVDGVTADDDKVAPVYKLEEICELLRASDASIVKEVADFVLKRLDNKSPLVKQKALRMIKYAVGKSGTDFKREMQRHSAAMRQLVHYKGHPDPLRGDALNKAVRETANEAIAAIFSTEDPKPVVATESLGKRIQGFGNTNYEPSRDDKKSFLSELSEVVGIGSASIKQGLSNFAAAHAMMTNDNGSTYKSPNLRRSLTTESERYGRYDPSEIQSESRASSGASKNAASGSWGPTSSSAPTDDTSSSQPGIKTREERLLETIVTTSGVRLQPTRDALQFFLTEASKLDAVALSRALENKLNSPLWQVRMKAICVLEAIVRKQDTDPYSIIASYFIENTASVVKCSELPQVSLREKASKVLNMLIGEQPAGTTATKAAMPTPVQMPDLIDTGDQDDLATSSGLESNEQNTGNSAYVSSVDDLLGGEPIADTSVTADSNGSDPFADVSFHEAETKETNDLFSGLTVEEKSSATIHESSSSNKNELRDIFGSSPDSFIQGSVTNQGTVNDLMAGLNLNGTGQVQSAVKAEPNSNFSGSQFLDTNNETGHVASAAALNGILGQNSFYQLQQTPLQYSFPQHMMLNQSFPGQQLNYGAMGILLAQQQQLLQNFGNFNAGLGNSSFNSMNSGNASVLPDIFNSSNQPQNHVAVMSSSKKDDTKAFDFVSDHLAAARGSRK from the exons ATGGATCAGAGCCGGCGGGCGGTGGAGTCGTACTGGCGCTCGCGGATGGTGGACGGCGTCACGGCCGACGACGACAAGGTCGCGCCCGTCTACAAACTCGAGGAGATCTGCGAGCTCCTGCGCGCCTCCGACGCCAGCATCGTCAAGGAGGTCGCCGACTTCGTCCTCAAGCGCCTCGACAACAAGAGCCCCCTCGTCAAACAGAAG GCTTTACGGATGATCAAATACGCAGTTGGAAAATCTGGTACCGATTTCAAGAGGGAGATGCAAAGGCACTCAGCGGCTATGCGCCAACTAGTTCATTACAAAGGCCACCCTGACCCCTTAAGAGGGGATGCCCTTAATAAGGCTGTTCGTGAAACTGCGAATGAGGCTATAGCTGCAATTTTCTCCACAGAGGACCCTAAACCTGTTGTCGCAACTGAAAGTCTTGGCAAGCGCATACAGGGCTTTGGAAATACTAATTACGAGCCCTCTAGAGATGACAAGAAGTCTTTCCTTAGCGAACTCAGCGAGGTAGTGGGTATTGGAAGTGCATCCATCAAGCAGGGTTTGAGCAACTTTGCTGCAGCGCATGCAATGATGACAAATGACAATGGTAGCACATACAAGAGCCCTAATCTCCGTAGATCGTTGACCACAGAATCTGAAAGATATGGTCGGTATGATCCAAGTGAGATTCAAAGCGAGAGCCGTGCCTCATCTGGTGCTTCAAAAAATGCGGCCTCTGGTTCTTGGGGTCCAACTTCCAGTTCTGCACCAACTGATGATACTAGCTCAAGTCAACCAGGGATCAAGACTCGTGAAGAAAGACTTCTGGAGACAATTGTTACCACGAGTGGTGTGCGATTGCAACCAACGCGAGATGCTCTGCAATTTTTTTTAACAGAAGCTTCCAAATTGGATGCAGTTGCCTTGAGCCGCGCACTTGAGAACAAACTGAATTCTCCATTATGGCAG GTTCGCATGAAGGCTATCTGTGTGTTGGAAGCCATTGTAAGGAAACAGGATACGGATCCTTATTCTATCATTGCTTCATATTTCATTGAGAACACAGCTTCTGTTGTTAAATGCTCTGAGCTGCCGCAGGTTTCTCTCAGAGAGAAGGCCTCAAAG GTCTTGAATATGCTGATTGGGGAACAGCCTGCTGGAACCACGGCAACAAAAGCTGCAATGCCCACACCTGTTCAGATGCCTGATTTGATTGATACAGGTGATCAAGATGATCTGGCAACAAGTTCTGGACTGGAAAGCAATGAACAGAATACTGGGAACAGTGCATACGTTTCTTCAGTTGATGATTTGCTTGGTGGTGAACCTATTGCTGATACAAGTGTCACTGCTGATAGTAATGGAAGCGATCCATTTGCAGATGTATCATTCCATGAGGCAGAGACTAAGGAGACTAATGATCTGTTCTCGGGGTTGACAGTAGAAGAGAAATCATCAGCTACCATACACGAAAGTTCTTCATCAAACAAAAATGAATTACGAGATATCTTTGGCAGCTCCCCTGATTCTTTCATCCAAGGTAGTGTTACTAACCAAGGAACTGTCAATGATTTGATGGCTGGTTTGAACCTTAATGGAACAGGCCAGGTTCAGTCTGCAGTTAAAGCAGAACCCAATAGCAACTTCAGTGGTTCACAGTTCTTGGATACAAACAATGAGACCGGCCATGTGGCAAGTGCTGCAGCATTGAATGGCATTCTTGGTCAAAACTCGTTTTACCAACTGCAGCAGACTCCCTTGCAGTACAGCTTCCCTCAACATATGATGCTCAATCAATCATTTCCTGGGCAACAATTAAATTATGGTGCCATGGGGATTCTTCTTGCTCAGCAGCAGCAGTTACTGCAAAATTTTGGAAATTTCAATGCTGGACTCGGGAATTCTTCTTTCAATTCGATGAACAGTGGAAATGCATCTGTGCTTCCAGATATTTTCAATTCAAGTAATCAACCTCAAAATCATGTTGCAGTGATGAGCAGTTCGAAGAAAGATGACACTAAAGCTTTTGATTTTGTTTCG GATCACCTTGCAGCGGCTCGTGGTTCAAGAAAGTGA